The Fluviispira sanaruensis sequence GGCTTGCCCAGCAAATTCTAATTGTTTCGACTTTCGAGAAAAAATACTCATGAACGATTTCCCCCAGGTTTTGCAAAATAGCGTGTTAAGATATTTAAAAATAAAACTATGACAGTAATAAGGAGCGCCCCACCCCATGCGAGCTCTTGCCAATTGCTATATGGACTCATGGCAAATTGATAAATTGTCACTGGTAAATTTGCGATGGGTTGAACAAGACTCGTGCTCCAAAACTGGTTATTCAAGGAGGTAAAGAGCAGAGGTGCTGTTTCTCCAGAAATACGGGCAACAGCAAGCAAAATCCCTGTTAAAATCCCTTGTTTTGATGCCTTCCAAGCAATGTGGATAATGACACGCCATTTTGGTAGGCCAAGAGCAATTGCAGCTTCACGCAGTTCATTGGGAACGAGATTGAGCATATCTTCGGTGCTTCGAGTGATGATGGGGCATGCAATCATTGCGAGGGAAATAGCCCCCGCAAGTGCAGAGTAATTGCCCATAGGATGGACAAAAACTGTATAAACAAATAATCCAACTATAATAGATGGAGCGCTTAACCAAACATCATTTACAAAACGAATTGTTGATGCAATTTTTTTACCACGCACATACTCGGATAAATAGGTTGCGGCAAAAATACCAACAGGAGTTGCTACTGCCACAGCTAAAACTGTGATTATAAAGCTTCCCACAATGGCATTGCGCAATCCCCCTCCTGTGTGTTCAGGTGGTGGGGTATCCATCACAAAGAAATTCCAATTCAGCGCTGGTAAACCTTTCATCAACAAAGCATAAAAAATAGAACTTAATATTGTAATACCAAAGAGCACTGCTAAAACACATAAAAACGTAAAAGTATTATTTTTTATTTTTCTTAAAACCTGAATTCTTTTCATATTTACGCTCCCGCACTTTTTTTATTAATTTTTAATAAAAAAAGCCTAGCAAAGCCTAAGATAAGACAAGATAAAATAAAAAGAATAACTCCAAGTTCAAGTAGCGATGCTGGGTACAAACGACCCGTTGCTTCATTAAATTCATTGGCAATAGAAGCTGAGATTGTAGTACCTGGCATGAATAAAGAAGCAGTTAATTGCTTTGCGTTACCGATTACAAACGTAACAGCCATCGTTTCACCGAGAGCTCTGCCTAGACCAAGCATAAGACTCCCAATCATTCCTTTTCGCACGTAAGGAAAAATAACTTTGCGGACAACCTCAAAGCGGGTTGCACCTATGCCATAAGCAGCCTCTTTCAGAACAGGTGGCACGGAGCGGAACATTTCAATAAGAGTTGAAGAAATATAGGGGATGATCATGATGGCTAAAATAAGACCCGCTGTGAAAATACCAATGCCGAGCGGAGGTCCTCCAAACAAAATATTAATATATGGAATATCTTGCACGAAATCACTGACTTGAGGTTGAATATAATCGGCTAAAAAGGGTGCTAGAACTAAAAGGCCCCACATACCATAGATAATGCTTGGAATACCTGCCATGAGGTCAATCAGCGTTCTCACGATTTTAGCTATTTTCCCTTTGGAAATTTCTGAAATAAACACTGCGATACCAATACTTAAAGGCACTCCGATGAACATAGCAATAATAGAAGTCATGAGGGTGCCACTGATGGCACTCAGAGCCCCGAAATCTCCATTTACGGGATCCCAGGAATCGCTGATCAGAAATTGAAAGCCAAAGGCATGCAAAGCAGGAGCACTTGCAACTATCAAGGATAAAAAAACACAAATTAACAACAAAAACGCGAGCCAAGAAAAAGCTTTTGTTAAGTTAGAGAAAACCAGATCGCCCAATTTCAATCTCCATTTTTATAACGCAAAAAGACAACAAGTATTGAACTTGAATTAAGTTCCTTGCTTTACCCAAATAGGTGATTTGTCTTTACTCGCTTTTATCTCTTCAGACCATTTTTTTTCAATAAATTTGTAAGTCTTTTCAGGAATAGGTATATAGTCTAATAATTCTGCTGATTTCGACCCATGATAAAAGACATAATGAAAGAATTTTAATACATCTTTGCCCGTTTCCACATTGTCTTGATCTTTATGGAGAAGTACAAATGTGGAAGCTGTAATAGGCCAAGAGTGCTCACCTTTTTGATTGGCAAGCAAAATATACATTCCAGGGGTTGTTTCCCATTCAGCATTGAGAGCCGCAGCTTGAAAAGATTTCTTAAAGGCTTCGCTTACTTTAGCAGAATTCTCGAGATCGCTCGTTTCGATCTGTGGAACAACTTTTCCAGCTGCATTCTTTAGGCGAACCCATGCAAGTTTGTTTTGCAAAGCATAAGCATATTCAACATAGCCAATAGAGCCAGGCGCTCTTTTCACCATAGAGGTTACGCCTTCATTGCCTTTACCACCGAAGCCTGTTACGCCAGCGGGCCATGATACAGCTGTCCCTGTACCTGCTTTCCACTCACCTTCGCTTGCTTTATCAAGAAAATAAGTGAAGTTAAAAGTTGTACCGGAGGCATCGGATCGATACACAACTGTAATGGCTTTATTGGATAATTTAACGTTGGGGTTGAGATCTTGAATGCGTTTATCATCCCATTTTTTAATTTTGCCACTGTAAATTTCTGCTAAGGTTTTTGCGTCGAGAACCAATTTGCCTTTTGTTATACCGTCAATATTTACTACAGGAACAATACCACCAATAACTGCAGGAAATTGCAATAAGTTTTTCTTTTCAAGTTCTTCATTTTTGAGAGGCATGTCAGAAGCACCAAAATCTACTATTTTTGCTTCGATTTGTTTGAGTCCGGCGCCTGATCCAGTGGATTGATAATTTATCTTTATTTTTGTTTCTTTATTGTATTCAGATGACCATTTATATAAAACTGGGGCAATAAAAGTTGAACCAGCTCCGGTAACAAGATTTGTAGCATGTGCTAAGAATCCGCTCGAACAAGCTACTGTCAATGCAATTAAACGTGTTACATTAGAAAAAATAGGTCTCATAAAAACTAAACCTCACAAAAAATGAATGAGCTTGTTTGAGAGTATTAAACTCAAGCGCCTTACCATTTAAGAGATAGTATAAATTTATCGGAATTTATATTTATTTGTTGTTAAAAGAATTTGGCTAAAATGTGCCAATTTATAAAATGTGAAACAAAAAAGACACACAAATGTCACAGAAAAAGTGGTATTTTTCAGCAAAATCCCAATGATTGTCAAAATTAAAATTTTTGCTATATTTAATTTGCTTTTTTCGATTTTTCTTTTTTCACATTGTCTTTTAAAGGAAATACCGTTTTGGAACAAAAAAACCTTTTTTGTATGTGGTCTGGAGGCCATGACAGCTGTTTAGCACTTTATTATGCACAAAAAACAAATCATGTTAAATGTATAATTACACCCATTATGGAAACTAACGTTGGCTATCGATCTCAAGGTTTGTCTCCGCATATTTTACGGGCGCAAGCAGATCTACTCGAAATTCCTTTGCTCATTTTTAATACATCTTTTCAAGAGTTTGAAAAAAATTACGAAATGACAATCGCTTCCTTAAAAAAACATAAAATTGAAGGTGGATTTTATAGCGAAATAACTCAAGAAGAGCGCAAACATTTAAATGAAATTATTTGCGAGCGACAAAATATGAAAGGTTTTTTCCCTTTGTGGCAAAAAAGCAAAGAAGCAGCCCTCTCGGAATTACTTGAATTGGGCTTTAAAGCAAAGATCATTGCCATCAATGAAAAAAATTTAACGAGAGATTTTCTCGGCAAGAATTTAGACAAAGATATAATTGAAGAATTTCGCAATCGAAAAATAGATATTTGGGGAGAAAACGGAGAATTTCAAACAATTTTACATGAAGCACCTTTCTTTAAAGAAAATCTTATATTAAAAGAAGGTGATATCAATTTACGCAACGGATATTGGGCATTGGATATTTCTATAGTAAATGCAAATTAATTTCTTGCATTTATTGCATGCATTTTTCCAATGTCTTATAAAGAAAAATACAAGTTTTAATTCGGGCAATTATAATTGGAGTGCAAACAATGATTCAAGGACCAAGTTGGGATAACTCACAAGAATATCCTGCAATTACGAGTAAAGAATTTGATCATGATCTTCAGACTGTTCTGCAAGCAATCACGCAGATTGAAGAGTTATCGAAAACGATTTCCGAGCATATAAAAGATATCGAAAAAATCTCCCTAGAAAAATCAAAAGAAATTATCAAAAATGCCCAAGAAATATACAAAATATATGACATGGCCAATAAACTGGCAATGAATTTGTCTACATATACGCATTGTATTTTATCTGTAAATGGTAAGGATGAACTCGCTAAACAAATGATGGTAAAATGCCAAGGGCTGCATGCACATCTTGCTCAGGCTTACAAACCTTTAGCTCTTTTTCTTATTTTAGCACCTGATAATTTGATCGAAGAGTATTTAAAAAATGAGAAAACTAAAGAACAAAAATTTCAAATTGAACATGAAAGAAAAACAAAAGAAACTCTTTTAAGTCTCGAAGAAGAAACTCTGATCACTTCACTTGCCACCGATGGACACACTGCATGGGATAATTTGTATAATAATATATCTACTCTCATTGAATGCGATGTTCATTTTCCTACAGGCAACGAAAAAATGGGTGTGGCCAAAGCCAACGCATTGTTACAAGACGCAGATAATAAAGTGAGAAGAGCAGCTTACAATGCCATCCAACATGGGTGGGAAAAAAATGCTGAAGTCTGTGCACAGGCACTCAATTCCCTTGCGGGCTGGCGGCACACCTTGTGCAAAAAACGTTCTACTAAAGTCCCACAAAACTTTCTCAGCACCCCACTTCACGACAACAGAATGAGTGCTGAAACCCTCGACACAATGTTCTCAGTCATTCACGAAGGCAAGGAATTAGGGCAGAAAGCCTTGCGCCTGAAAGCCAAAGCAGCAGGACTAAAGCAGCTACACCCAAGCGATCTTTTTGCCCCGCCCCCCAAATATGGCATTGCAGAAGCGCAGACAAAATTTACGTTTGAGGAAGGTCTGCAAATCGTCATCGATGCTTTTGCAGATGTCGACCCCAAAATGGGCGAATTTGCTGAAATGATGCATAAAAATAAATGGATTGAAGGCCGTGTGGGTAACAACAAATGCCCAGGGGCTTACTGTACAACCTTTGAAAAATCGACAACGCCGCGGGTTTATATGACCTATATGGGTGGTCTGGGTGATATCTCGACCCTTGCCCATGAACTGGGCCATGCATTTCATAGCTGGGTGATGCGTGATTTGCCACAGGTACAAACAGCTTATCCAATGAATCTTGCAGAAACTGCAAGTCTTTTTGCAGAAACAGTCGTCAGCAACGCTCTGATGAAAAAAGCCAAAACCAAGGAAGAGCAATTTCCCATTGCCTTCAATAATGCTGAAAATGCAGCTTCTTTTTTACTCAATATCCCAGCACGTTTCCGTTTTGAAAAAGAATTTTATGAAATGCGTCTCAATCAGAACTTAAGTGTTGATGATTTTAAGCAATTGATGGAAAAATCTTGGAAGTTTTATTATGGCGACACTCTCAGCGAAATGAATACGTATTTTTGGGCAAGTAAATTGCATTTTTATATATCAGATTTAAGCTTTTATAATTTCCCTTATTCATTTGGTTATTTGTTTAGCTTAGGTGTTTATGCTCAAAGAGAAAAGCTTACCAAGGATTTTTATAAAAATTATATAAATTTATTGCGAGATACTGCTCGTATGACAACAGAAGATTTGGTTAAAACCCACCTGAATGAAGACATTAAAAAACCTGAATTCTGGCGAGGCAGCTTAAAAATAATTGAAAATCAAATTGCGCATTTAGAAAAAATATTAAATTAAAAATTATTTTTTAAGGTAAAAATTTATTATTGATATAGCTTTCTGTTTTTGGGATCTCTTTTATAAGTTCGACATCTTGCATCCATTTAGCATAAAGATTGAACTTTTTCATATCTTGCGTTCCCCATTTATCAGCATTTGCTTTATATAAATTCGCTAAAAATTCTGCCGATTTTTTTACTAAATTAGGGTCGAGCTCTGGCACGGCTTGCAAAAAATCAGCTGCGGCTTCGCTTGGCTTTTCAATAGCAATATTAAATCCTTCAGCAGTGGCTTGGAGAAAAGCCCTTACTTTTTCTGGATTTTCTTTTATCATTTTTTCGCTAGTGATTATGAGTGGAGATGGTTTATCGAACACAGGAAATTGATCGGCAGGACAATATGTCTCTATTTCTACATTTTTTAATTGGGCTGCAAGGATATTCCAACCTAAATACTCCCAGGTAAAATCAACATTTTTTACAGTCGCTTGCAGAAAATCCTGCGTCCCTGTCGTGAGCATTTGCACTTTTGAAAAATCAGCGCCGTTATTTTCCATTACATATTTTAATGTTGCATTTTCTTCGGGGCTTCCCCAACCTCCATACCTTTTCCCTTCAAACCCTTTAATATCCGAAATATTCGCTGATTTTCTCCAAACAAAGCAGGAAGTATTCGCTTGAATAATAGCAGCAATTGATACGACTGGAACGCCCATATTTCGCGCATAAATTATATCATTTGCATAACTAATGCCAAAATCGGCTTTGCCTGTTCCAACCAATGTCGTCGCTGTCGTTTGGGTTGGATTTAAAATTTTTAGATCAATCCCCAATTTCTCATAAAAACCCCTTATTTTTCCAACATAAAATCCAGTATGATTTGTATTGGGCATCCAATCCAACAGCAAAGTAACAGACTGAGACCCTAGCTCCACACTTGCACTAGGCTTTTTATTCTTAATGAAAATAAAAAACAGAACAAACAAAATGACACTGGCGCAAGCAATAATTAGGATATATCTTTTTGACATTAATCCTCCACTTATTCATATTATATAATAATTTCTAGACATAATTAAAACTTCCAATAGCTTATTGGAAAGCACATTATAAAGGATATAGATACACTGATTTCAGAAAAAATATAAGTCCTCATGCGCATTAAAATTCAAAGGTATTTTGCTTCTCAGAGAAAATGCTTTGTCAATCGATTCACTCGCCAGACAAAAAAAATGAGGCCAACCCTTAATTTTATCATTCTTTCATTTCCAAATCTGATTATTATATGTTACCTGCATGCTCGGCAATTGATGCCTTCCTATTGTTACCTTTACTTCGTTCGTCTTTTAGATTTTAGGGGGTGCTATACCATCATGATAAGTGCAACTGGCGCATATATTTCAGTAAAAAATCTGAAAAAAAAACATGGTGATCTTGATGTGTTGTGTGGAATCGATCTCGAAGTCACACCTGGAGAACTTACTGTTTTAATTGGTCCTTCTGGATGTGGTAAATCCACTTTGCTCCGATGTCTAAACGGGCTCGAGACGCTTGACTCTGGGTCCATAGTAATAAATGGCGTTGCACTTGAACGAAGTGAAAATACAAAATCCAATATGAGAGATTTTGATAAAAAAGCTCGTGCTATTCGTGAAAATGTTGGAATGGTTTTTCAAAGTTTTAACCTCTTTCCACATCTCACTTTATTAGAAAATATTACAAAAGCTCCTGTCGTTGTAAAGAAAATGAATGTTGATATGGCTCGCAAAAGAGCAAAAGAACTCCTAATCAAAGTGGGTTTAGAACGTCATGCCGATCATTATCCTTGTCAACTTTCCGGTGGTCAGCAACAAAGAGCAGCTATAGCGAGAGCATTAGCTATGTCGCCAAAGGCCATACTTTATGA is a genomic window containing:
- the pstA gene encoding phosphate ABC transporter permease PstA, with translation MKRIQVLRKIKNNTFTFLCVLAVLFGITILSSIFYALLMKGLPALNWNFFVMDTPPPEHTGGGLRNAIVGSFIITVLAVAVATPVGIFAATYLSEYVRGKKIASTIRFVNDVWLSAPSIIVGLFVYTVFVHPMGNYSALAGAISLAMIACPIITRSTEDMLNLVPNELREAAIALGLPKWRVIIHIAWKASKQGILTGILLAVARISGETAPLLFTSLNNQFWSTSLVQPIANLPVTIYQFAMSPYSNWQELAWGGALLITVIVLFLNILTRYFAKPGGNRS
- the pstC gene encoding phosphate ABC transporter permease subunit PstC, encoding MGDLVFSNLTKAFSWLAFLLLICVFLSLIVASAPALHAFGFQFLISDSWDPVNGDFGALSAISGTLMTSIIAMFIGVPLSIGIAVFISEISKGKIAKIVRTLIDLMAGIPSIIYGMWGLLVLAPFLADYIQPQVSDFVQDIPYINILFGGPPLGIGIFTAGLILAIMIIPYISSTLIEMFRSVPPVLKEAAYGIGATRFEVVRKVIFPYVRKGMIGSLMLGLGRALGETMAVTFVIGNAKQLTASLFMPGTTISASIANEFNEATGRLYPASLLELGVILFILSCLILGFARLFLLKINKKSAGA
- the pstS gene encoding phosphate ABC transporter substrate-binding protein PstS, which translates into the protein MFSNVTRLIALTVACSSGFLAHATNLVTGAGSTFIAPVLYKWSSEYNKETKIKINYQSTGSGAGLKQIEAKIVDFGASDMPLKNEELEKKNLLQFPAVIGGIVPVVNIDGITKGKLVLDAKTLAEIYSGKIKKWDDKRIQDLNPNVKLSNKAITVVYRSDASGTTFNFTYFLDKASEGEWKAGTGTAVSWPAGVTGFGGKGNEGVTSMVKRAPGSIGYVEYAYALQNKLAWVRLKNAAGKVVPQIETSDLENSAKVSEAFKKSFQAAALNAEWETTPGMYILLANQKGEHSWPITASTFVLLHKDQDNVETGKDVLKFFHYVFYHGSKSAELLDYIPIPEKTYKFIEKKWSEEIKASKDKSPIWVKQGT
- a CDS encoding diphthine--ammonia ligase, whose product is MEQKNLFCMWSGGHDSCLALYYAQKTNHVKCIITPIMETNVGYRSQGLSPHILRAQADLLEIPLLIFNTSFQEFEKNYEMTIASLKKHKIEGGFYSEITQEERKHLNEIICERQNMKGFFPLWQKSKEAALSELLELGFKAKIIAINEKNLTRDFLGKNLDKDIIEEFRNRKIDIWGENGEFQTILHEAPFFKENLILKEGDINLRNGYWALDISIVNAN
- a CDS encoding M3 family oligoendopeptidase; its protein translation is MIQGPSWDNSQEYPAITSKEFDHDLQTVLQAITQIEELSKTISEHIKDIEKISLEKSKEIIKNAQEIYKIYDMANKLAMNLSTYTHCILSVNGKDELAKQMMVKCQGLHAHLAQAYKPLALFLILAPDNLIEEYLKNEKTKEQKFQIEHERKTKETLLSLEEETLITSLATDGHTAWDNLYNNISTLIECDVHFPTGNEKMGVAKANALLQDADNKVRRAAYNAIQHGWEKNAEVCAQALNSLAGWRHTLCKKRSTKVPQNFLSTPLHDNRMSAETLDTMFSVIHEGKELGQKALRLKAKAAGLKQLHPSDLFAPPPKYGIAEAQTKFTFEEGLQIVIDAFADVDPKMGEFAEMMHKNKWIEGRVGNNKCPGAYCTTFEKSTTPRVYMTYMGGLGDISTLAHELGHAFHSWVMRDLPQVQTAYPMNLAETASLFAETVVSNALMKKAKTKEEQFPIAFNNAENAASFLLNIPARFRFEKEFYEMRLNQNLSVDDFKQLMEKSWKFYYGDTLSEMNTYFWASKLHFYISDLSFYNFPYSFGYLFSLGVYAQREKLTKDFYKNYINLLRDTARMTTEDLVKTHLNEDIKKPEFWRGSLKIIENQIAHLEKILN
- a CDS encoding ABC transporter substrate-binding protein, which codes for MSKRYILIIACASVILFVLFFIFIKNKKPSASVELGSQSVTLLLDWMPNTNHTGFYVGKIRGFYEKLGIDLKILNPTQTTATTLVGTGKADFGISYANDIIYARNMGVPVVSIAAIIQANTSCFVWRKSANISDIKGFEGKRYGGWGSPEENATLKYVMENNGADFSKVQMLTTGTQDFLQATVKNVDFTWEYLGWNILAAQLKNVEIETYCPADQFPVFDKPSPLIITSEKMIKENPEKVRAFLQATAEGFNIAIEKPSEAAADFLQAVPELDPNLVKKSAEFLANLYKANADKWGTQDMKKFNLYAKWMQDVELIKEIPKTESYINNKFLP
- a CDS encoding amino acid ABC transporter ATP-binding protein is translated as MISATGAYISVKNLKKKHGDLDVLCGIDLEVTPGELTVLIGPSGCGKSTLLRCLNGLETLDSGSIVINGVALERSENTKSNMRDFDKKARAIRENVGMVFQSFNLFPHLTLLENITKAPVVVKKMNVDMARKRAKELLIKVGLERHADHYPCQLSGGQQQRAAIARALAMSPKAILYDEPTSALDPDLVHEVLQVMRTLDDEGMTQIVVTHEMRFARDVADHIVHMQEGRIVEMGTPEEIFSSPKDERTRRFLRNFL